Below is a window of Roseivirga misakiensis DNA.
CCGATCAGCTTGGTTCTTTCCTGAACAGAAACGAACATGATATTCATAATTCCGAACCCACCTACCAGTATGGCAAATCCACCAATTACCCAGCCAGCGATTCCCAATACATCAAATATTCCACCGAGCGCATCAGCAATAGCTTCAGGTCTATTCAGAGCAAAGTTAGTCTCATCCTTGGGCCTTAATCCACGAACCTTGCGGATCATACCTTCCATTTCATTTTGGAGCTCTACAAGCCCTATATCGTCTTCAAAACCTTTTACAGCCACCGAAGGATTAATACCAAATACGCGACCTATATAATAAAGCTTGGTGAACATCTTATAAGGAATAAAGACGCGGTCATCGCTGCTTGGTGTACCAATGAAGCTTTCTCCCTCACGCTCCATCACACCAATCACTCTAACTTTATATCCTTTAACCTTAATGTCTTGCCCAATGGCATCACCATTTGGAAAAAGCTGTTTGGCCACTTCATCGCCAATCACGGCGACGGTTCTTCCACCCTCAATTTCTTGTTGTGTAAAGTATCTGCCGCGCTCTACGGCTACTTCATAAACGTCTTTATACTGGTAGGTGATACCCCAGAGATCGGTGCCGCTTAAACTACTACTACCTTTTTTAATCGTAGTAGATGCTCTGCCAACAATTGTCACGGCTGACGCACTCTTCAAATTAGCGTTTAAGAATTCATACTCGCCGTAGTTGTTATTTGGCCTCCTGAAATACTTCCACCAAGGGTAGTTTGGGTCTGGTCCTGTACCGAAAGGGAATTTATCGACTGTGACTACATTGGAACCCAAGAAATCGAGACTGTCTTTAACATTCTTTTCTAAGGAGTCAACCAGTGTAAACACCAAGGTGATCAGCATGATACCAATCGTGACACCTAAAAGGGAAAGTGTAGTTCTTAAAAGGTTGGTTGTCAGTACCTGAATGGCAAATCTGACACTTTCACCTATTAGTTTTAGAAAAATTCCTAATCGCATACGGGGAGTACTTTATAGCAATGATATATATACAACGTAAAGGATGAAAAAATGTAAACACCTTCAAACACAAAATGGTTGAAAAAACTTATTCACATATTGAAAGGACGTTTATCCAGTTGAATGGACAACCTTTCATACTAAGCTGAGGTCAGGTCTGCTAGGTTGAGATTTACATCAGATAACCTGTGAACCTGAAGCAATTATGTTTATCTTTGCGAGCTTATTTAGGCCAAAGGTTTAACAGAGAATCCAAATATGAAATTATCAGCATTCAAGCTTGAGCTTCCAGAAGACAGAATCGCCAAATATCCAGTAGAAAACCGAGATGAGTCTAGACTCATGGTTTTACATAGGGATACTGGTGAAATTGAACACAAGATATTCAAAGACATTGTAGGCTATTTCGACGAAGGTGATGTAATGGTCAATAATGATACTAAGGTATTTCCTGCCAGACTTTATGGTC
It encodes the following:
- a CDS encoding ABC transporter permease gives rise to the protein MRLGIFLKLIGESVRFAIQVLTTNLLRTTLSLLGVTIGIMLITLVFTLVDSLEKNVKDSLDFLGSNVVTVDKFPFGTGPDPNYPWWKYFRRPNNNYGEYEFLNANLKSASAVTIVGRASTTIKKGSSSLSGTDLWGITYQYKDVYEVAVERGRYFTQQEIEGGRTVAVIGDEVAKQLFPNGDAIGQDIKVKGYKVRVIGVMEREGESFIGTPSSDDRVFIPYKMFTKLYYIGRVFGINPSVAVKGFEDDIGLVELQNEMEGMIRKVRGLRPKDETNFALNRPEAIADALGGIFDVLGIAGWVIGGFAILVGGFGIMNIMFVSVQERTKLIGIQKSLGAKNYFILFQFLFESIFLCLFGGVAGILIVYLLTFIPIPLEVALSSKNVILGVVVSSTIGLVSGIIPSAKAARLDPVEAMRAG